A window of Flavobacterium flavigenum contains these coding sequences:
- a CDS encoding CvfB family protein, translating to MIEIGKYNTLTILRDTKVGLFLGNPEKDPEGIHDILLPNKYVPNEFEIGEELVVFVYLDHEQRPVATTLEPYILLNEFALLRVNYINQVGAFMDWGMEKDILVPFKEQARPMEKGKRYLVYLYMDEKTKRLVASSKTNQFLSNDNLTVEKGEEVDLIVSHITEIGINVIINEQHKGLLYKDEVYDDSIRTGDRMRGYIKNIRPDNKIDVALQIQGYQSIEPNAEKILDELRANRGFLRLNDNSHPEDIKTVLKMSKKTFKKAIGALYKEKLIEIKEDGIYLVKE from the coding sequence GACCCGGAAGGAATTCATGATATATTACTACCAAATAAATACGTTCCTAATGAATTTGAAATAGGCGAAGAACTCGTTGTTTTTGTTTATTTGGATCATGAACAGCGCCCGGTTGCTACAACACTTGAACCTTATATTTTGCTGAATGAATTCGCACTCCTACGAGTGAATTATATCAATCAGGTTGGAGCATTTATGGATTGGGGAATGGAGAAGGATATTCTCGTTCCGTTTAAGGAACAGGCGCGTCCGATGGAAAAAGGGAAACGTTATCTTGTTTACCTTTACATGGATGAGAAGACAAAACGTTTAGTAGCATCAAGTAAAACCAATCAGTTCCTGAGTAATGATAATTTAACGGTTGAAAAAGGGGAAGAGGTTGATTTAATCGTTTCTCACATTACAGAAATCGGTATTAACGTTATTATTAACGAACAGCATAAAGGATTACTTTATAAAGATGAAGTATACGACGATTCGATAAGGACAGGCGACAGAATGCGGGGCTACATCAAAAATATTCGTCCAGATAACAAAATAGATGTAGCATTGCAAATTCAGGGGTATCAAAGTATCGAACCTAATGCAGAGAAAATTTTAGATGAATTAAGAGCTAATCGCGGCTTTCTGCGTTTAAATGATAATTCACATCCTGAAGATATCAAGACAGTTTTAAAAATGAGTAAAAAAACGTTCAAAAAAGCAATAGGTGCTTTGTATAAAGAAAAACTCATAGAAATAAAAGAGGACGGTATTTATCTTGTAAAAGAATAA